The Candidatus Rubidus massiliensis DNA segment AGCACAATGAATCTGATAAGCTTTTTGTGGATTAAAACCAAAATTTTCCCACACAAGTCTTTCCGCATCTTTGTTTTTTTGCCCAATTACATCTAACATATAGGTCAGAGCATAAAATTTTGTGGTATCAAAGGGAAACACGGGCATAATAGAACGGGGAATATGAGAGGTAGGCTTATAAAAATGCTCCATTAACCATTCGTCACTTCTATAAACTCCAGACCAACTAGGTTTTGGACCAATTAACCTTCCCAAACCATATTCTTGGACATAAATCATAAGTAAGCGATGAATCGTATCTTGCCAATCCTTCCATTCTTTTTTGATGTTTTCTTTTTCAGTATTCGTCTCAGCTTTAGATAAAAGAGTTTCATAATAAAAATCTTTTGATCTTGAGGCAAACAAGAAATCTGTATAGTAAGACCCAATAACACCTGGATGTTTCTCTTCAATTCTTTCCAAAAGAGCATTTTGGCGAACATTATTTATAATGCGCTGGTCAATTTCCTTTTTATTCTTTTCAACTATCGTTATAAGATCGCTACCTATTATGTTTTCAGGAATTAATTGACTAAACCACTCCTTTTCGTTGTATATTTTTTTAAAATCTTTTTGTCCCTCAAGTTCTATTGCAAATCCTACATTAGATTCAAAACCTTTTAATCTATGGCAAGCAGCACACCCTTCCGTGGCATAAACTGTCATAGAATAATCTAAGTCTTGTATAAGAGATGGATTTATAGGCTTTTCAATAGCTGATTTGGCCCCTCCTTCCCATTCCATTACTTTCTTTTTATATTCAACTGGAGAAATGGCTTTACTCTCACCCACCTGTGCTAGTAAAAATGTCATTAACGGCTCTAATGTGGAATGATCAAGTCGATAGTTTGGCATGGTAGAGCTTTTTAAGTCAGCTTGAGGCCATACAATTGATTCTTTTATATACCAAGGATAACTCTTCCCAATATTGGTAAGTTCAGGTCCAACACCACCCCTTGCAAACCCAGCTATACGATGGCAAGCGTAACACGCTTGAGATAAGTATAAATTTTTTCCATCTTGATACGTTTTCATTAAAACATCGACATCAGTCTCAATTTGTCCAATGGTTTCTTGATCATTAACAAAAGGGGCGTTAGCGTGTTTTATCATTTCTTTTTCTAAGTTGATAGCCGCAGTTTTTTGGATAAGTGTCCCTTGAAAACTTTGGTTTACCATGAGGTCATTTATTAATTTTTTTAAATCACCTTCATTGTTTTGCTTTGACATTTCCTCCAAATTAGAAGTATTGCCTGCCATTTGTAGTAATTGATCTTGTAAATCCTCAAGAACTTTTTGCCTTTGCAAAGACGTTTCTTTATTTTTTGTGAAAGAATAATTAGAGACTTTTTCTAAATATTTTTTTTGGTTTACAAAAGCTTTTCTCACCTCTTCAGGCAATTGGTAGTCATTAATTTTTAGATTAAGTTCGTTGATGGTTTCATTTAAGCCTTTAGTTTCTATAGAATTTCTTAAATTTTTTAAGTCTAAAAATGCTTTTAGTTCTTCATTTAAACTTTTTTCCGCTTTTTCATACTTTTTAACTTGAGTATTCATTAAAGAGCTTTGCTTCGCTTGAGAACCTTGTAGCAATTCTTGACTTGATTGATGACATTGGGCGCATTTAGCTTGTACTAAATTGCCTATCAGTATGGGGGTCGTTTGAAACAATAATTCATGACCCGGCTTATGATTAAACATTTTTGCAAAAGGTGGGTCATTTAGCAAATCCTCTTCTGTAAATCTAGGGGAAGGTCCCATATATTCAATTTCATAATGATCATCAAAAACTGGTCCATGAGCTTTCTCAGTGGTTAAACCTCTTCCATTTCCACTATGACAGGATGTGCACCCATACTCTTCTAACGGATGAAATTCAAATGGCCTTGTTTCCGCTCCAATCAAAGGGTGCATAATAAGCACTTTTTCTAAATCGTAGCTTAGCTCACCAACTTTAACAGTTTTTAAATCTTTCAGTTTTTTGGCAAGATCTTGTCTTTTAGCAACTTCTCTTTCATTTCCTTCGCTTTTAAGTTGATTGATTACTTTAACATCTTCAAGTTCTGCTATTTTTTGTTCTAGTTTTGCCCAAACATAATCATCATTGGGTATTTTTTGAGGAATACCATCTACATTGAAAATGGTATTACCATTAATATCTTTCGCTATTTTGGTAGGAGAAAAATGGGGAAATTCCATAGCCACATGGCAAGATGTGCATCGATCTATTAATGCAGGTCCTTTGTCTTCCCTTTCAATAACAATTTGTTTTATACCAAACGTGAAAGGGGGTGGTGGCTCATGCGTATATGTAGAGCGAAATTCTTCTAATTCTACATATCTATTTTGGTAAATTTTGTATTCAGGAAAAAATTCTCGCCAGAAAAAAATTCCGAATAAAATGGATGAAACTATTCCTAACAAAATCAAAGCTATTTGATATTTTTCTCCTCGCATTGGCTCCTCTTAATGCCTAGCAAACGTTTCTGTCCAAGGCCATATCCATCCCCAATTAGCTCCCCTAAAATAGGTACCAATGACAATTAAAATGGCTTGAAAAGTCATAAAAACTGTCCACAAGAAAATGGCCAGATAACGGCTGCGATGAAACCAATAGCCTTCTCCATGAGGATTTCGATCTAGATAAGGTATAAGCATAAAACCTAATACCATTAAAGTTGGAATCCCGACACCTCCCCAAAAAGCGTTGTAGGCAACCATTTCTTGTAATCCTAAAAAGTACCAGGGAGCTTTCGATGGATTGGGAGGCTTAATAGGGTTTGCAGGCTCTTCTAAAGGTGCATTTATTAACGACAAACCCAATACAAGAACTAAAGTAAATAAAAAAGCCACAAGTTCGGCTCTTAATAAATGAGGCCAGGTAAAGACAAAATTATAGGGACCTTTATCAACAGTTGGGCACGTCCCTCTAACCAGTTCCATCAAGCCATATGTCCTTTTAACTCCTGGAGCAAAAGACTCTTTTGTATCAGCTCTTTGAACTACCCTTAAAGGATCTGGTCTAAATTTATCAGGAGGTCTGGATAAGCCCCCGTCTTTTCGAATTCTCCAAAAATGTACACCGATTAATGTCCCCGTCAACAAGGGTAAAAAAGCTACATGAAGTACATAAAAACGAATTAAGGCATCCTGCCCCACATTTGTGGAAGCTAATAACATTATTCGATTTACGTTATATTCAAAGCCTGGGATATTAGGAACATAACCTGCAATATTTGACCCCACTGTTATTGCCCAAAAAGCTAACTGGTCCCAAGGGAGTAAATAGCCCGTAAAAGATAACAAAAGGGTCAAAACCATTAAAATTACACCAATAACCCAATTAAATTTCCTTGTGCTTTTATATGAGCCCGTATAAAAAACGCGCGACATGTGTAAAAAAACAAAAAGCACCATTAGATGAGCGCTCCATCGATGCATATTGCGAAACATCATCGCAAACGGCGTGGTGTCTTGCCAGTCTTTCATTATATCGTAGGCGCGATCCTCGGTTGGGATATAATAAAACATCAAGATAATGCCAGTTACCGTTAAAATCAGAAAAAGACTCGTAGAAATGGATCCAAGCCCTAAAGTGTAAAAGGGATCAAGAGAATGCTTGTGACACTTAACAGGGTGAAAGTGCAAAAAAAAGTTTTTAAATACTATTTCTGAACGATCGACATCATTGTTGGGATAATTATGTCGAAATATAGATCGGACAAACATTGCTGGTAAATTAGCCAAGTATTCAGCCCAGCTTTCTCTTGGTTTTCCTTGATAAACTGCCATTGCTATTATCCTATAAGATTAAACCAGGCTTTATCCCAATCTAATGTAGTTTTTGATTTATTTACCATTATGTCACCAGATGCCCCTTTAGAAACTTCAAAGTATACTAATGGCAAAGGAGCGGGTCCCCCTGTATTTCTGCCATAGCGATCATATGTAGAACCATGACATGGACAAGAGTAGCCTGTATCTACCATATTTACCGTACAACCAAGATGAGTGCAGACAGCTGTTTGGACTCTAACTTTACCCGATTGTGTTTCAACAAAAACCTTTTGTTTCGGATTAAAAATTTTGCCTTCCCTAGATAACAATTCTTCAGGTCTTCCTATAGAGAAAACACTTGGAGGAATTTTCATAGCATTAGGATACAAAAAACCAAGGAAGGAAAGATTAACCATTTGCGCCGCACCAAGTAAGCAAGCTCCAACGCCTAACATGGCCAAAAAAGAGCGACGTGAGATTTTTGGATCATTGCTGTCGGGATCTGTATTTAAGGTATTTCTATGTTTTGGCATTGCTATCTCTTTTTTTTTGAGCAACTTCTTTATTCTCGTCTCGAAACATTTGATATTTTACGTCTTCAACATCATCAAATTGCCCTTTTTTTGTGTAATACAAATAAATAACTAAAGAGGCTAATCCCGTTAATATTGAACTTAGTATGACGACAACCATTATCCTATCCATCTAAAAGAATAATCCATTAAGTCCATTGTAACTGCTTGAGTTGGGCATTTTTCAGCACACAAACCACACCGGATACAAACAAGCTCATCTTTAAGCATAGCTGTGCCTATATTATTCAAGGTGTCATCGTCAATCGTTGCTGAATCAATTCCATAATAATTATCGACAGCTTTTCTTAAGTTACCATCTCCTAAGTCCATATTTAATTGACTTAAAGGGACTTGTTTTAGGCAATTGCAAGGGCATACATCAACGCAACCGTTACATTTAATACATAAATGACCATTAAAAACCGGACTTACATGACATTGTAAACAACGATTGGATTGTTCATGCGCTTCTTCAGAGGTATAATTATTTTCTACCATATTTTGATTGTGCATTCTCAATTTTGCCGGCTGAAGTGTCGGTAGAGCCCATTTAGTCTTCAGGTATGTCTTATCACGATCAGGAGATATTTCAGTAAACTCAGCGGAAAATTCTTGATAAGGGCGCGTATTGCGAAGATCTGTGTCAATAGCTCTTGCCGATTCTTGCCCATGCCTTATGGCTGTAATAAATAAAGCAGGGCCATAGGCCGCATCACCTCCAGCATATAGTTTTGGAATAGAAGTTCTGCCTGTTCCTCGTTCGACCTTTATAAGACCTCTATCCAATACAAGATCCTTTTTTTTGTCCCAACCATTAAAAATGGACACATCCATCGATTGACCAATGGCTAAGGCTAAAGTATCACATGGGATCACAAATTCTGTATTGGGAATAACTTTAGGTGAAAATCGACCCGCGTGATCGAATAAAGATGAGATGCGTTGAACTCTTAAACCAATAATTTTGTCATTTTTATCTCTTTCTACAGAAAGGGGTGCTAAGCGATTATGGATTGTAATTCCCTCTTCCATTCCATCTTCAATTTCAAATTCGTCAGCAGTTTGTTCATCCCTACTTTCTAAGCAAACCATAGTAACAGATTTGGCTCCATTGCGCACAGAGGTACGGGCAACGTCAAAGGCTACATTGCCCCCTCCTACAACAACCAAATGTTCACCAATTTTCCACGCCTCTTCCATACAGCGCACTCTTAAATATTCGATTCCTCGAATAACATCTGGTTTATCAGCGCCAGGAATTGGCAAATCTCGAGACTTCCAAAGTCCATTTCCAATAAAAACAGCGTCGTAATCCTCTTGAAGTTTTGTTAAAGTAATATCGCGTCCAACCTTCATATTATAATGAATTTTTGCCCCTAAATACTCAATGGCATAACATTCATTAAACGCTATTTCATTTTTTAGACGGTATGTTGGAACACCATAAGTTAACATCCCACCAGGAGATCGCATCATTTCATATATGTCTACACTATAGCCTAAACGTAAAAGATCATGAGCACAAGTTAGCGAGGCAACCCCCGCTCCAACACATGCTACCTTTAAACCATTTGGTTTAGGATTTGTAGTGCCTCTTGCATAACTCATTTCTAAAGATTTAACATGCGCTTGCTTGTCAAGTCCAAACCACTCTGTAAGGTATCTTTTTTGAGCTCTAATCGTTAATGTTTTATCCACACGATCTCTTCTGCATGAGGATTCGCAAGGGGCTCCGCAAATCATACCGCAGATAGAAGCAAAAGGATTTGGACCTCTTGCTATTTTATACCCTTCTAAATAATTGCCTTGATGAATGGCAAGCATATAACCTCTCGGATCGGTATTAACAGGGCAACCATCTCGACAATCTATTTGTCGAATAAAATAATCCAAATCTGGTATGACTACATCATAGATTGGTTTATAGGCCGCTATTATTTCCTCTTCCGACATGCTTTCCTCTTAAGGATCGTGCAAAGTGGCAATTTAACAAACAAATAAAATTTTTTAAAACAGTTTTTAAAGAAATTATTAATATAGACAATTGCCTATTTTAAGTTTTACTATTTGGGATAAAAAGATTGATAAAAATTTGATATTGCTAAAATGAAAAGTTGAATTATTTAAAAAACGGAAGGTGTTGAAATTATTTTTAATAAATCCTTTTATATTTAAATAGTGAAAAGTTTAAGTAAGTTCCTGTACATTTATTTTAAAATTTTAAGAATTATCCCTTATACCTTATGAAAAAAGCGATTTATCCAGGATCTTTTGACCCACCCACATTGGGCCACATTAATTTGATCGAAAGAGCCTCAAAATTCTGTGACATTCTATATGTAGCTATTGGAAAAAATTCTACTAAAGTTAAAACATTATTTAACGCTGAAGAAAAACTAGAGTTGTTAACTTTGAGTACAAAACATCTTCCAAATGTTGAAGTCTGTCTCTTTGACGGCTTACTCATTACTCTGGCTCAAACCCTACAAACATTTTATATCATTAAAGGTTTGCGCAATTATAAAGATTTCGAAGAAGAAATTTCTCAAGAAAACTTAAATAAAATGTTAAGTCCTGTTGAAACGGTTTACTTATTTGCAGAAGGAAAGAGCACCTACATCCATTCAAGACTTATAAAAGAGATTGGAATGAATGGAGGCGATATTAGTCCATTTGTTCCAAAAGCAATACTGAATCGAGTACAAAATCGTCTTAAAAAATTAAGTGAATAAAATTAATTCACTCTTTAGTTCTTAAGTTAAAGATTTCTTTTTAATTTTTAATATGTTATAAACAAAATGTTTTCTTTTTCATTTAAGTAATTTTATTGCTTAAAAAAAGAATCCTTAGCAACTGAAGGAAATTACTATGAAAAACGAAAAGCGAAAATTAGACGACTTAAGTCTTCCTCAACTGCAAATGCTTCTTAAGCATTTACGGCTAGGTTTCGATCACGTTGAACTTCTTTTATCGGAAGAACAATTAAATGATTTATTAAACTGGTCTAAGATCAGTGAAGAACATGAGGATCGCATTAGCTCTAATAGAGTAGAATTACTCGGCAATATGTCTTTAATTATCAATACAATCTTAACTAGTACTTTCGGGGCTTGGATGGGTATTTCAGGTTGCATTGGATGCAGCTTGGGTTCTTTTAAAATACTTTTTTCAATTGCAATTTTAGCCTTTTTAGTCAGTGGTTTTATCGGCTACATCACCTTAAGCAACACAAAAAAACAGGCCAGTGTCGCCATAAACAAACAAAGATTGTTTAATTTACAATTAAAAATTTTAAAAATAATTAATGAAAAATTGAATCAAAAGTGTGAGTCAACTCTTTTTTACTTAAATACCGCTATCTTTTTACTCAATAATGAAAAAGAAGATCTCTTAAATAAAGATAAGTACAATCCATTTAATACTGCAAATGAGGCTTATATTTGGCTAGAACAATTATCCATAGCCTTAGAATCTCGTTTAAAAACATTAGAAAATATTCCAAATTTTGATCATTACCAAAAAGAATTAACCAAAGCTATTTATCGGATTCGAAAAACAATAGCAAAACATATCCATTTTCTCGAGCATTTAGCTTTAGCTGTAAAAAAGGAACGAAAACATACTCACCTTCGTCCTTATTTACCCTTTTTAAAAATCTTAACCAATCCATCATTTGCCGTCCCTAAATATAGAGCTCTAACCCCAACTTCTTGGGTTAAAAGCAATTATCGCTATTTGTTAATGGGTTTAACGCCCACTATTTGGGGGGGATTTGCCTCGATGTTTGTATTTGTAGGTGGAATTCCTAATATTACACGAGAACTTGGGTTTGAAGAGTGGGCTTTATTTTTAACTAATCCAACAGCTAGATTCATCGAAATTAGCATAGCCTTTTTAATTACATGCTACTTTGCTTTCTCTTATCTCTATTCTTCTAAAAAAATTTGGATTCGCCAAAAAATATTTGAACAAACGGAAATCTCTATAGCAAATGAAGAAACTCTCATTTTAGAAAATAATCATAAATTAAGCATGCTTTACAAAGTAAAAACACACTTACAAAAAATGATTTCTATGATGAATATTTTAAAAGCAACTGATTCAGTTTCTGCCCAAGTAGATCAAGAAGCCAATCATTTAAATTAAATAAGTTAACTACTTGTCTTCTATATTTGAGATGGCAAAAAGAGTTTGTAAAGCACTAATTGTACGATCGATAAGATTGGGCTCTCCTTCTAAATAGACCTCGACGGTACCGTCATCTAAATTGATGGCTTTGCCTTTTATTCCAAAATCTTTTACTAATCGATTAACGGTCGCTCTAAATCCAACTCCTTGTACTTTACCGTGAACAATTATATGTTTTTTCATAGTTTTTTCTCTCCTTACTATAAACTAATAAACATTAATCTATCTTGAGCTTTATTAAATTCTACTTTTTTATAGCTATGGGAATTATTAACTAAAGCTCGATTAAAGGTGAGTGATAACTTTTAAATTGGATTAAGGACTTAATTTTTTAGACAGAATTAACATTCATCAGAACAAGATACAGCCTCAGCAGCAGCGCCTACCATTTCTTCCATTGGAAGTTCTTGAATCAAATCTCTCACAAAATCTAAATTATTCGCTTTACTTATTAATTCTCTGAAGTTTTTTGTACCCGTTGTCTTCTTCAAATACCAACATCCAATTCTGCGCATGTCCGTTAAGGCTTTAGATTTTGGTTGAAAATCTATTGTGTATAAAAAATGTTGCCACAAGGCTAAACGACAATCTTCTAAAGATCTTGTTGGTTCTTGCTGGTTAATAAAATAATTTACGATATCCTGTACAATCCAAGGTTGTCCAAGAGTCGCTCTTGCCACTAAGACAGCGTCACAGTTAGTTTGCATAAACATTTTTTCTGCTGAAAGACCGTCTACCACATCGCCATTGCCAATAACTAAAATTTTTTTGGCTGCATCTTTAGCTTGTTTTATATAATCCCAATTGGCAGGTCCTTTATAGGCTTGCTCTCTTGTTCTACCGTGAACACAAATTGCCGTAGCGCCAGCTTCTTCTGCTATTTGAGTGATTAAAGGGGCTACAATATTGCTTTCATCCCAACCTGCGCGTATTTTTACAGTAACTGGTATTTTTACGGCAGCCACCATTTCACATAATATATCTCCAATCAGAGATGGGCTTTTCAACAATCCAGATCCACTGCCATCTTTAGTTACCTTGTCGACTGGGCAACCACAGTTTAAATTCACTTCATCGAATCCAAAATCCTCGATGATTTTGGCGGCTTGACCTGCAATACTTGGTTTACTACCACACAATTGTCCACCAATTGGGTGCATATCGCGATGATAGCTTAAAATTTGATAGGTGTTTGGATCGTTCCTAATTAAGGCATCCATCTTCACCATTTCACAAAACATCATCCCTGGCTGATAAAGCGCCGACATTTTTCTAAAAGGGTAGTCTGAACAACCAGCTAAAGGGGCATAAAATATATTATTTTTTAAGGTAAGCTTTCCATATTTGAATGGAGTCTGAAGAAATTTCATCTAAAAAACGCTATAAATAAATAATTTAAAATTTGTAAAAAGATGAAGGCAAAAATGGGACTGATATCGATCATACCAAGAGGAGGGATGAATTTTCGGAAAAAATTTAAGTAGGGATCTGTATAAAATGAGATAAACTGCATAAAGCGGTATTGGCTAAGTTCTGGTATCCACGAACTTAATATTCTTATAAATAGCATAAAAAAATACGCTTGAAATAACAGGTCGACAACTCTTGCAATCATAATAATTTTTATTGTTTTCAGTATTATATCTTGTAAAAATGATTAATACAAACCATTTCATTTAAAACTATAAAGCAAATTCTTGTAATAGTTAATCTTTTAATGTAAAATATCATTTTTATTTTGAGAGAGTTAGCATGAGTTTTGAAAAACCTGATGCCATACAATCGATTGGATTAGAGCTTGAAAAAGATACTATCTTATACGCTTCGTTGTCCCAGATTAAGGGGCAATCTACTTTAACTGATTTGCGAGAATTTCATTTAGAAGAAAATAATGTAAAGCCGCTTTACAACAACACAAATCTTTACAATCTAATAAAGAATCAGCTAATCGTTACCACGCTCAAGCCATCTGAATTTTTATCGAGGCCTTTAGAAATACAAGTCAAAAAAGAAAAAGATATTGACGCTGTTTTATCCTTTCAAGCTGAACCTCTTTTGCCGTACCCCATCGAAAATGCTATTTTAGATAAAGTCGTTCTTACAAAGGATCGAGAAAAAACAAATCTACAAATATATGCCGCTAAAAAGGATCATTTAGCTCACCACATCTCTCAATGGAAAAGTTTAAACATCGAGCCTGAAGTGGTTACATCTTCCGCTCATGCCTTAACGCAATTTTCTAAAGAGTATATCAAAACAGAAGATCCTTATTTACTTTTACATTTAGCTCAATACACCACTATCGTGGGTTTAGTCATCAATCATAAACTCATTTCTTCTCAATCTATTTCTATAGGAGTTGAGGATTTGCAAACTGCCTATGCTAAAGATAGTCTAGATGATAACTTAGTCCAAAATCTACACTCCGTTGATTTTTTAGATTTAACAACAGCTGAAACTCCACATCTTCTAGAAGTAAAAGATAAGCTTTATTTAGAATTTTTACGCATTTTTTACGCTTTAAGTAAGCAAACTAAAGGGCAAGAAATTTCTTGTATTTTCGTTTCAGGGGAAGGGGCTTCTTTAAGTAATTTGGATGCTAGCTTAACTACAACCCTTGGAAAAACCTTACAATACCCCCAAAAAAATTCTTTTTTTCCATTTGATAATGCACTCTTACAAAAATTTGCCATTCCAATAGGGGCTGGACTTAGCGCTCAACCCAAAGCTCTAAATAAAATAAATTTTAGACAACAAGAGTTTGTTTATCCAAATCCTTGGAAGCGTTATAAAAAGCCATTATCCTTGTATCTATTAGCTTGTATAGGTTTAAGCTTAAGTTTAATATTTTATGGCTTTAACTATCTTAATTACCAAGAAATGTCTTTAAGAAAAAGTTATATGGATCTTTTAATGATCATGAACAAGTCCTATAACGACTTAGAGAAAGACTTTTATAAAAAACTGAAAGGGCAAGACATTGCCGAAAATGACATTATTAATCCTCAAAGTTTATCTAAAGCGGATTTGAGTGAACGATTAGATTTCCTAGAAAAAGAAATACAAACTACACCCGAAATTTTCCCCTTGCTGCCTAACGTTCCTAAAGTGAGCGATGTATTGGCATGGCTTGCCACACACCCCTCATTGTTAACGCCAAATTCAGAGGCACAAATCGAAAACTTCTCTTACACTATGATCAAGAAACCGGAACAAAATAAAAAAGGGGAAAAATACCAAGTAAAAGTAGAGTTTGAATTTTCAACCCCAACTCCAAAACAAGCTAGAGAATTTCATGATGCACTCATTGCACCAAATGAATTTGTAGATCAAAAAAATGAAGTTAAATGGAATGCTAATCGCGGCAAATATAGAACCTCTTTTTTTCTAAAAGATAAAACGCAATATCCGTCGGCTAAAATTTAAATTAGGTTTAAAAAAGTATGTTTAATAACATTCCGATGAAAAGACTTTTAACATATGTTATGATTTTAGGCTTGTTACCAATCATTTTGGTATTTTCCTATTTTTGGACAAAAGCCAATAAATATACAGAGATACAAGATAGTTTTTTAGTTTTAGCAGACAAGGCTTTAAGCAAAGAAAAAAAACATGCTTTAAATAAAATTGTTCATCAAACTTATCGCGAAGCTGATCATTTTTATATCGACAAGCATTTAGAAACATTAGATCTTTTAGAGTCAGAACAAGAGACTTTACAAAAAATTCTTGCCAAACCCTCCTTTACTGAAGATGAAAGCACTAAAAAACGTTTGGAATATTTACAGAGCAGTAGCAATAAATTATCTTTTGCTGAAGGCGTGGTTCAATCCTATCCTTTTTTCCAAGAAACGGCCGAATCTTTAGTCCATCCAGTCGAAGTAAACGCAGAAGATATTCAAAAGATTTTAGCTCATATCGAAGGTAAAGAGATTGGCCTTTTTAAGTGCGCTCCTAAATGTCCTCAACTAATCATTACTGATTTTAAAATAGAAAGAAAAGCCTCTCAGGATAAAAACGAGATTTTTCAGTTAACTATGAAACTTTTAAAAAGAGAATATCTTTGATGAAAAAATGGCCCCTATTCTTCCTCATCATAACTTTCTTAAGCTGCTCACGCTCTACTGAAGAGTGTATTCCTAAACTTTCCCATGTTAATGTAATTGATCATCAAGGAATGTCCGAAACCTTTAGCAGTCAAGATCGTCTAAAGCAATTTGAAGAAATAAACTTTTCCCAATCGCAACCATATCAAAAAGCTTTGAGAATATATGAAAGAGATAGTAACGGAAACATCAAAGCAATAGTCACAAGTTATTATCCCAATGGAACTATTAAACAATATTTGGAAATTCTTAATAATCGCGCCTTTGGTGTATATAGGGAATGGTTTAGTGACGGTGTTTTAAAAGTGGAAGCTCATATTATTGGGGGTAATCCCGATTTGGGTCCCTCTGCTGAAAAAACATGGCTATTTGACGGTATTTGCAAGGCTTGGGATGAAAAAGGGAATCTTGAAGCTGAAATCTTCTACTGTAAAGGTGAATTAGAGGGTGTTTCCAGTTATTATCATAAAAATGGAAATTTATGGAAAAGAGTACCTTTTCAAAAAAATGCCATTCAAGGTTGCTACGAAATTTACTTGTCGGATGGTTCCCTCTTGCAAACCACATCTTATCAAAAAAATAAAAAACACGGTCTATCAAAACGCTTTTGGAATAATCAATCATTAGCCGCTGAAGAGTATTTTGAAGAGGATGATTTAATAGAAGGAAAGTATTTTGATTTAAGTGGCGCTTTAGTGTCTTCTGTTGTGAATGGCAATGGATTTCAAGCTTTATTTGGGAAGGAGCAAGTGAATGAATTACATGAAATCCAAGATGGCAAATTTGAGGGTGAGGTAAAAGTTTTTCAAACAAATGGGGAACTTAAATGTATTTATCACGTCAAAGAAAATTTAAAGCATGGGGAAGAAGTTGTTTTTCAACCCAAAAGAAGAAGTCAAGATATCATCCCTCAAATAACGATCGATTGGTATGAAGGGAAAATTCATGGCATTGTTAGAACGTGGTATAACAATGGCGTTATGGAAAGTCAAAAGGAAATGAGCCAAAACAATCGCAATGGTTTGTCTACAGCCTGGTATCAAGATGGTAGCCTTATGCTTGTTGAAGAATATGAACAAGATAAATTAATCAA contains these protein-coding regions:
- a CDS encoding putative bifunctional cbb3-type cytochrome c oxidase subunit II/cytochrome c, which codes for MRGEKYQIALILLGIVSSILFGIFFWREFFPEYKIYQNRYVELEEFRSTYTHEPPPPFTFGIKQIVIEREDKGPALIDRCTSCHVAMEFPHFSPTKIAKDINGNTIFNVDGIPQKIPNDDYVWAKLEQKIAELEDVKVINQLKSEGNEREVAKRQDLAKKLKDLKTVKVGELSYDLEKVLIMHPLIGAETRPFEFHPLEEYGCTSCHSGNGRGLTTEKAHGPVFDDHYEIEYMGPSPRFTEEDLLNDPPFAKMFNHKPGHELLFQTTPILIGNLVQAKCAQCHQSSQELLQGSQAKQSSLMNTQVKKYEKAEKSLNEELKAFLDLKNLRNSIETKGLNETINELNLKINDYQLPEEVRKAFVNQKKYLEKVSNYSFTKNKETSLQRQKVLEDLQDQLLQMAGNTSNLEEMSKQNNEGDLKKLINDLMVNQSFQGTLIQKTAAINLEKEMIKHANAPFVNDQETIGQIETDVDVLMKTYQDGKNLYLSQACYACHRIAGFARGGVGPELTNIGKSYPWYIKESIVWPQADLKSSTMPNYRLDHSTLEPLMTFLLAQVGESKAISPVEYKKKVMEWEGGAKSAIEKPINPSLIQDLDYSMTVYATEGCAACHRLKGFESNVGFAIELEGQKDFKKIYNEKEWFSQLIPENIIGSDLITIVEKNKKEIDQRIINNVRQNALLERIEEKHPGVIGSYYTDFLFASRSKDFYYETLLSKAETNTEKENIKKEWKDWQDTIHRLLMIYVQEYGLGRLIGPKPSWSGVYRSDEWLMEHFYKPTSHIPRSIMPVFPFDTTKFYALTYMLDVIGQKNKDAERLVWENFGFNPQKAYQIHCAQCHGEFLEGNGPVSEWIYPIPKNLRSNEFLKNYTKERIADSITHGVKGTPMPPLGEVAQDKMVKDSTPVLTKPEIDQIVNWIFSTLPGSSNRSMQEIPKWNYKPEDVLKELKNEGNENKLDQAVSLSFNYNNAIVANKTFVSSVKEEQDIFDVIPNKEGSIEKNSYFIKKKYYTENNIKSGHLFFELNCAVCHGAEADGSGARAGIMQDAKPRMLTNLDWLNVRDDMRLLRSIKYGVPGTSMTPWGDLTTSLQRLQLVIFIRSLSEENEKRQLLQKKLYEAFDRPIRKVEEIRGEYYQKIEELNNQLKLAKKEQENFYLLSKTNEKQANSALESYQKLLELTFKITEEQKKDEVFTDLIKYLEEQKKLFNEIGLLLIEKKLPNQAFDQFLELIESHSSLVLLEKPKNINQVEFNSRQRNEKIKEILESLDKKIAQLNNESKIVSGRIYTKEREDELQKIQTDIKSYQKIKETIISNLAQVDRLNEKEKDLLDMQKEIFARRKDLINPT
- the petB gene encoding Cytochrome b6, yielding MAVYQGKPRESWAEYLANLPAMFVRSIFRHNYPNNDVDRSEIVFKNFFLHFHPVKCHKHSLDPFYTLGLGSISTSLFLILTVTGIILMFYYIPTEDRAYDIMKDWQDTTPFAMMFRNMHRWSAHLMVLFVFLHMSRVFYTGSYKSTRKFNWVIGVILMVLTLLLSFTGYLLPWDQLAFWAITVGSNIAGYVPNIPGFEYNVNRIMLLASTNVGQDALIRFYVLHVAFLPLLTGTLIGVHFWRIRKDGGLSRPPDKFRPDPLRVVQRADTKESFAPGVKRTYGLMELVRGTCPTVDKGPYNFVFTWPHLLRAELVAFLFTLVLVLGLSLINAPLEEPANPIKPPNPSKAPWYFLGLQEMVAYNAFWGGVGIPTLMVLGFMLIPYLDRNPHGEGYWFHRSRYLAIFLWTVFMTFQAILIVIGTYFRGANWGWIWPWTETFARH
- the petC gene encoding Cytochrome b6-f complex iron-sulfur subunit, with the protein product MPKHRNTLNTDPDSNDPKISRRSFLAMLGVGACLLGAAQMVNLSFLGFLYPNAMKIPPSVFSIGRPEELLSREGKIFNPKQKVFVETQSGKVRVQTAVCTHLGCTVNMVDTGYSCPCHGSTYDRYGRNTGGPAPLPLVYFEVSKGASGDIMVNKSKTTLDWDKAWFNLIG
- a CDS encoding putative protein, possibly involved in nitrogen fixation yields the protein MVVVILSSILTGLASLVIYLYYTKKGQFDDVEDVKYQMFRDENKEVAQKKRDSNAKT